From a single Sebastes umbrosus isolate fSebUmb1 chromosome 17, fSebUmb1.pri, whole genome shotgun sequence genomic region:
- the LOC119475692 gene encoding uncharacterized protein LOC119475692 isoform X1 codes for MPLFQMTVWWQALILLCCVLNCVESSSPSPVLQRNKYNNSFRLTRSTRTRVQQLQRKYKEQQLGNKHFEDRNRQLKDLPLLSTDFDSWLELTDWERLHAAFWDMQAYWNMLERKRKQLEREEREQLVARAVGTTLPQSIRHIQLDLRDLMSQVSSQMSYMRNSWTKPTSPTPLNPQTRSKTEWDSRVEGYIILRDLDLYLTKLARDFLLLASKTHL; via the exons ATGCCTCTGTTTCAGATGACTGTTTGGTGGCAGGCTCTCATCCTCCTTTGCTGCGTCCTGAACTGTGTGGAGTCCTCTTCTCCATCTCCAGTCCTTCAGAGGAATAAATACAACAACTCCTTTCGTCTCACAAGGTCCACCCGAACCCGTGTCCAGCAGCTGCAGAGGAAATAT aaggagcagcagttggggaATAAGCATTTTGAGGACAGAAACCGGCAGTTAAAGGACCTGCCATTGCTTTCTACAGATTTcgacagctggctggagctgACG GACTGGGAACGACTGCACGCTGCTTTCTGGGACATGCAGGCCTATTGGAATATGCTGGAACGGAAGAGAAAACagctggagagggaggagagagagcagctggtGGCCCGGGCGGTCGGCACCACTTTACCTCAGAGCATCAGGCACATTCAGCTGGACCTGAGGGACCTGATGAGCCAAGTCAGCAGTCAG ATGAGTTACATGAGGAACTCTTGGACGAAGCCAACCTCTCCTACACCGTTGAACCCACAAACCAGATCCAAAACAGAATGGGACAGCCGAGTGGAGGGTTACATCATTCTGAGGGATCTAGACCTTTACCTCACCAAGCTGGCAAGAGACTTCCTCTTACTGGCTTCGAAAACACACTTATGA
- the LOC119475692 gene encoding uncharacterized protein LOC119475692 isoform X2 — protein sequence MTVWWQALILLCCVLNCVESSSPSPVLQRNKYNNSFRLTRSTRTRVQQLQRKYKEQQLGNKHFEDRNRQLKDLPLLSTDFDSWLELTDWERLHAAFWDMQAYWNMLERKRKQLEREEREQLVARAVGTTLPQSIRHIQLDLRDLMSQVSSQMSYMRNSWTKPTSPTPLNPQTRSKTEWDSRVEGYIILRDLDLYLTKLARDFLLLASKTHL from the exons ATGACTGTTTGGTGGCAGGCTCTCATCCTCCTTTGCTGCGTCCTGAACTGTGTGGAGTCCTCTTCTCCATCTCCAGTCCTTCAGAGGAATAAATACAACAACTCCTTTCGTCTCACAAGGTCCACCCGAACCCGTGTCCAGCAGCTGCAGAGGAAATAT aaggagcagcagttggggaATAAGCATTTTGAGGACAGAAACCGGCAGTTAAAGGACCTGCCATTGCTTTCTACAGATTTcgacagctggctggagctgACG GACTGGGAACGACTGCACGCTGCTTTCTGGGACATGCAGGCCTATTGGAATATGCTGGAACGGAAGAGAAAACagctggagagggaggagagagagcagctggtGGCCCGGGCGGTCGGCACCACTTTACCTCAGAGCATCAGGCACATTCAGCTGGACCTGAGGGACCTGATGAGCCAAGTCAGCAGTCAG ATGAGTTACATGAGGAACTCTTGGACGAAGCCAACCTCTCCTACACCGTTGAACCCACAAACCAGATCCAAAACAGAATGGGACAGCCGAGTGGAGGGTTACATCATTCTGAGGGATCTAGACCTTTACCTCACCAAGCTGGCAAGAGACTTCCTCTTACTGGCTTCGAAAACACACTTATGA